One stretch of Bacteroidota bacterium DNA includes these proteins:
- a CDS encoding isoprenylcysteine carboxylmethyltransferase family protein — protein MALQSVDLKSLKKKLLTRLILFPVLLGSILLLSAGTFDYWEVYAYLGVIILPLTAVVTYFLKHDPEFLERRMKLKEKESSQKKIVSYSAIGYIIGFLLPGFDHRYGWSDIPVDGVIAADIIVLLCYFFIMYVFMENRYASRVIEVEKQQTVISSGPYGYVRHPMYLGSIMMFLATPISLGSYWALIPFATVPVSMVFRILNEEKVLREQLDGYHEYCVKVRYRLLPYLW, from the coding sequence ATGGCTTTACAATCTGTCGATCTGAAATCGTTAAAGAAGAAACTATTGACACGACTGATTCTGTTTCCGGTTCTTCTTGGCTCTATATTGCTTCTTTCCGCCGGCACATTCGATTATTGGGAGGTATATGCATATCTGGGTGTAATTATTCTTCCTTTGACTGCAGTCGTTACATATTTTCTAAAACATGATCCGGAATTTCTTGAACGGAGAATGAAATTAAAAGAGAAAGAATCGTCACAAAAAAAAATCGTTTCCTATTCTGCGATTGGATATATCATCGGATTCCTTCTCCCCGGTTTTGATCATCGATATGGTTGGTCGGATATTCCCGTCGACGGAGTGATCGCAGCAGATATCATTGTACTTCTCTGCTATTTCTTTATTATGTACGTCTTTATGGAAAATCGTTATGCTTCCCGAGTCATAGAAGTGGAAAAACAACAAACAGTTATTTCATCCGGCCCGTACGGATATGTACGACATCCTATGTATTTGGGAAGCATTATGATGTTCCTCGCCACTCCAATATCGCTTGGTTCGTATTGGGCGTTGATTCCGTTTGCAACAGTTCCGGTGTCCATGGTATTCCGTATCCTCAATGAAGAGAAAGTTTTACGTGAGCAGTTGGATGGTTATCACGAGTATTGTGTAAAAGTCCGATACAGATTACTTCCGTATCTCTGGTAG
- a CDS encoding DUF4406 domain-containing protein: protein MTPTKSLMILVAGPYRSGTNDDPSLIEANVKAMTTMALEVFRMGHMPVLGEWFALPLIEEAGSKQIGDDIFNDIFHPIAVKLIDHCDAVLRIGGPSKGADEMVATAKAKGKIIYLDIESIPIIN from the coding sequence ATGACTCCTACCAAATCCTTAATGATTCTCGTCGCCGGACCATATCGATCCGGAACGAATGACGATCCTAGTTTAATCGAAGCAAATGTAAAAGCAATGACAACAATGGCATTGGAAGTATTCCGGATGGGGCATATGCCCGTATTGGGAGAATGGTTTGCATTGCCGTTGATTGAAGAGGCTGGATCAAAACAGATAGGCGATGACATTTTCAATGATATCTTTCACCCTATTGCCGTGAAACTGATCGATCATTGCGATGCAGTATTGAGAATCGGCGGGCCATCGAAAGGGGCAGATGAAATGGTTGCTACAGCAAAAGCAAAAGGAAAAATTATTTATCTGGATATAGAATCTATTCCGATTATCAATTAG
- a CDS encoding phosphoribosylanthranilate isomerase, translating to MSTPKVKICCISSIEEAHLAITYGASALGLVSAMPSGPGPISEDLITEIIATVPQQIATFLLTSKQDAESIIAQQKKTKANTLQLVDAVSTEVYSKLRNELPGISIVQVIHVLNNNSVEEAQSIAPWVDMILLDSGNPNLTVKELGGTGRKHDWKLSRQIVASVNKPVFLAGGLNSENVCEAIDVVQPYGVDLCSSVRTNGKLDEVKLKRFFTAVMS from the coding sequence ATGAGCACACCTAAAGTAAAAATCTGTTGTATATCGTCTATTGAAGAAGCACATCTCGCAATCACTTATGGTGCTTCTGCCCTTGGGCTGGTTTCAGCAATGCCGAGCGGTCCTGGACCAATTTCTGAAGATCTGATTACAGAAATTATTGCGACTGTTCCGCAACAGATTGCCACATTCTTATTGACGAGCAAACAGGATGCGGAATCCATTATTGCTCAACAAAAGAAAACAAAAGCAAATACACTACAACTTGTTGATGCTGTTTCCACTGAAGTCTATTCTAAATTACGGAACGAACTTCCCGGAATATCAATTGTGCAAGTGATTCATGTCCTCAATAACAATTCAGTAGAAGAAGCACAATCTATTGCACCTTGGGTAGATATGATCTTGCTTGATTCAGGTAATCCAAATCTCACGGTAAAAGAATTGGGGGGGACGGGAAGAAAACATGATTGGAAATTGAGTCGACAAATTGTTGCATCGGTCAATAAACCGGTATTTCTTGCTGGTGGATTAAACAGTGAGAATGTGTGTGAAGCGATTGATGTTGTTCAACCGTACGGTGTGGATCTCTGTAGCAGTGTGCGAACAAACGGAAAATTGGATGAAGTGAAATTAAAACGATTTTTTACTGCGGTAATGTCGTAG
- a CDS encoding BrxA/BrxB family bacilliredoxin — MPFDPVMIQPFRDELLDLGIKELYTPQDVDSTISNNKGTLLVVVNSVCGCAAGKARPAIRKALQHANVPDHKASVFAGQELEATARLREQWLQGIPPSSPSIALYKDNELVHFIPRFKIEGRIADEIAADLIAAFDEFCGNKVTA; from the coding sequence ATGCCGTTCGATCCAGTGATGATCCAACCATTCCGTGATGAACTGTTGGACTTGGGAATTAAAGAATTATATACACCACAAGATGTTGATAGTACCATCAGCAATAACAAAGGAACGTTGCTTGTTGTCGTCAATTCCGTCTGCGGTTGTGCTGCAGGAAAAGCAAGGCCAGCAATACGGAAAGCGTTACAACATGCGAATGTACCAGATCACAAAGCGAGTGTATTTGCAGGACAGGAACTTGAAGCAACAGCACGGTTGCGTGAACAATGGCTCCAGGGGATTCCGCCATCATCACCTTCAATTGCTCTCTATAAAGACAATGAACTTGTTCATTTCATTCCTCGATTCAAGATTGAAGGACGCATTGCGGATGAAATTGCTGCAGATTTGATTGCAGCATTCGATGAATTTTGCGGCAATAAAGTAACAGCGTAA